One Bos taurus isolate L1 Dominette 01449 registration number 42190680 breed Hereford chromosome 3, ARS-UCD2.0, whole genome shotgun sequence DNA window includes the following coding sequences:
- the LOC104971691 gene encoding basic proline-rich protein-like, producing the protein MSSVSDSIKTIIHVAINAATPPSNDWPLRLELTTSKPASPAASARRTPQPQTGHPLLPHVPASLVIPRQAPPSLHPGEGLGLRSATISGSGPRIGTYLPPLPPGAAGGQRSPASSNGPNGRAEPHAEKRGAAPGAGAHLRARPPDPGRRPPPARTPAPIPAGRRRPSPGGRVTIPAPGEVLTFTAPGCGGETPLGVLDLLAQPRGPAQARLHAEPGPTAPPPPPAPAFPAPGRAPPNPSRPPPLLPRFARPSLFPLAPPVARR; encoded by the exons ATGTCAAGTGTCTCAGATTCCATAAAAACTATTATCCACGTTGCCATTAATG CGGCCACCCCTCCTTCTAACGACTGGCCCCTGCGGCTCGAGCTAACAACCTCGAAGCCCGCGAGCCCCGCAGCTTCTGCTCGGCGGACACCGCAGCCCCAAACTggccatcccctcctcccccacgTCCCCGCGTCGCTTGTCATCCCGCGCCAGGCGCCACCCTCTCTCCATCCCGGAGAGGGTTTGGGGCTCCGTTCTGCGACGATCAGCGGGAGCGGTCCCCGAATCGGCACCTACCTCCCACCTCTTCCTCCAGGCGCCGCCGGGGGGCAACGCTCGCCCGCCTCCTCCAACGGCCCCAACGGCCGCGCCGAGCCTCACGCAGAGAAGCGGGGCGCCGCTCCAGGTGCCGGCGCTCACCTCCGCGCCCGCCCTCCCGACCCCGGCCGgcgcccgccccccgcccgcaCGCCTGCCCCAATCCCGGCAGGGCGCCGTCGCCCCTCCCCAGGCGGGCGCGTCACAATCCCGGCGCCGGGTGAGGTTCTCACCTTCACGGCCCCCGGCTGTGGCGGGGAAACACCGCTCGGAGTCCTAGACCTGCTAGCGCAGCCCCGAGGGCCCGCACAGGCGCGGCTGCACGCTGAGCCCGGGCCGACGGCCCCGCCTCCACCTCCGGCTCCCGCCTTCCCCGCCCCCGGCCGGGCTCCGCCCAACCCCTCGCGGCCACCTCCCCTGCTCCCCAGGTTCGCAAGGCCTAGCCTCTTCCCATTGGCTCCGCCAGTTGCTAGGCGATGA